Proteins encoded within one genomic window of Acidobacteriota bacterium:
- a CDS encoding metal-dependent transcriptional regulator has translation MSTRKPSSAAARPRALSAAGEDCLKTLYARQAEGERVPVSTGRLAGWLRVSPSTATAMIQSLAAGGWLHYEPYRGARLSPRGRMAGARILRRHRLVEALLVEVLGLDWSEVHAEAERLEHALSDRLADRIEEVLGHPRFDPHGDPIPDRQGQTACLALRSLLECAEGERLVLLRVADQEPRFLEHLSRLGLRPGNHLHLLRHDEAADTVTLALGRRSPLSLGRRAAARLLVAREDEGAAGE, from the coding sequence CCGCCCCCGCGCCCTGAGCGCCGCGGGCGAGGATTGCCTCAAAACCCTCTACGCCCGCCAGGCCGAGGGCGAGCGGGTACCGGTGTCCACCGGCCGGCTGGCGGGCTGGCTCCGGGTTTCTCCTTCCACCGCCACGGCGATGATCCAGTCCCTCGCCGCCGGGGGCTGGCTGCACTACGAGCCCTACCGCGGCGCCCGCCTCTCTCCCCGGGGGCGTATGGCGGGAGCGCGGATCCTGCGTCGCCACCGCCTGGTGGAGGCCCTGCTGGTGGAGGTGCTGGGGCTGGACTGGAGCGAGGTGCATGCGGAGGCGGAGCGACTCGAGCACGCTCTGAGCGACCGGCTGGCCGACCGTATCGAGGAGGTGCTGGGGCATCCCCGTTTCGATCCCCACGGCGACCCGATCCCCGATCGCCAGGGCCAGACCGCGTGCCTCGCCCTGCGTTCACTGCTCGAGTGCGCCGAGGGCGAGCGCCTGGTGCTGCTCCGCGTCGCCGACCAGGAACCCCGCTTCCTCGAGCACCTCTCCCGCCTCGGCCTGCGCCCCGGCAACCACCTGCACCTGCTCCGCCATGACGAGGCCGCGGACACGGTCACCCTCGCTCTCGGCCGGCGGTCTCCCCTCAGCCTCGGCCGCCGCGCCGCCGCGCGCCTGCTGGTGGCCAGGGAAGACGAAGGCGCGGCGGGAGAGTGA